One Cervus canadensis isolate Bull #8, Minnesota chromosome 1, ASM1932006v1, whole genome shotgun sequence genomic window carries:
- the CLUH gene encoding clustered mitochondria protein homolog isoform X2: MAWARVCASCCRQLAEAVLPTPTGVGAEERTPLLGPTPASQSPGPSIWRVPGSPDAGFSRPTNCFTSSDPLWGGSRKAGLSPGGSFTRGPGASRASWPTAVLLADLEQDARQGECALPRAAPAGLAPLKPEANQSSSPGLTSCMGARLEAQPGTRDTGSAGPEPQSGGPRCHGGPVSPEPRRGRRPTTPELPSVMLLNGDCPESLKKEEGAAEPPRENGLDENEPGEETTGQEVIVIQDTGFSVKILAPGIEPFSLQVSPQEMVQEIHQVLMDREDTCHRTCFSLHLDGNMLDHFSELRSVEGLQEGSVLRVVEEPYTVREARIHVRHVRDLLKSLDPSDAFNGVDCNSLSFLSVFTDGDLGDSGKRKKGLEMDPIDCTPPEYILPGSRERPLCPLQPQNRDWKPLQCLKVLTMSGWNPPPGNRRMHGDLMYLFVITAEDRQVSITASTRGFYLNQSTAYHFNPKPASPRFLSHSLVELLNQISPTFKKNFAALQKKRVQRHPFERIATPFQVYSWTAPQAEHAMDCVRAEDAYTSRLGYEEHIPGQTRDWNEELQTTRELPRKNLPERLLRERAIFKVHSDFTAAATRGAMAVIDGNVMAINPSEETKMQMFIWNNIFFSLGFDVRDHYKDFGGDVAAYVAPTNDLNGVRTYNAVDVEGLYTLGTVVVDYRGYRVTAQSIIPGILERDQEQSVIYGSIDFGKTVVSHPRYLELLERTSRPLKILRHRVLNDRDEEVELCSSVECKGIIGNDGRHYILDLLRTFPPDLNFLPVPGEALPEECTRAGFPRAHRHKLCCLRQELVDAFVEHRYLLFMKLAALQLMQQKASKMESPTSLENGDAPSSESKPEDPPAPEAGGEEEGSSASGLAKVKELAETIASDDGTDPRSREVIRNACKAVGSISSTAFDVRFNPDIFSPGVRFPESCQEEVRDQKQLLKDAAAFLLSCQIPGLVKDFTDHAVLPMDGATLAEVMRQRGINMRYLGKVLDLVMRSPARDQLDHIYKIGIGELITRSAKHIFKTYLQGVELSGLSAAISHFLNCFLSSYPNPVAHLPADELISKKRNRRRRNRPPGAADNTAWAVMTPQELWKNICQEAKNYFDFSLECETVDQAVETYGLQKITLLREISLKTGIQILLKEYSFDSRHKPAFTEEDVLNIFPVVKHVNPKASDAFHFFQSGQAKVQQGFLKEGCELINEALNLFNNVYGAMHVEICACLRLLARLHYIMGDYAEALSNQQKAVLMSERVMGIEHPNTIQEYMHLALYCFASSQLSTALSLLYRARYLTLLVFGEDHPEMALLDNNIGLVLHGVMEYDLSLRFLENALAVSTKYHGPKSLKVALSHHLVARVYESKAEFRSALQHEKEGYTIYKTQLGEDHEKTKESSEYLKCLTQQAVALQRTMNEIYRNGSSANIPPLKFTAPSMASVLEQLNVINGILFIPLSQKDLENLKAEVARRQQLQEASRNRDKAEEPMATEPEPAGASEDAAAQPPAAKDPSSPSLQG, from the exons ATGGCCTGGGCCCGGGTCTGCGCCAGCTGTTGCCGGCAGCTGGCAGAAGCAgtcctgcccacccccactgGGGTTGGGGCAGAGGAGAGGACCCCCTTGCTGGGCCCTACTCCTGCCAGCCAGTCACCAGGGCCCTCGATCTGGAGGGTCCCAGGTAGCCCAGACGCTGGGTTCTCCCGCCCCACAAACTGCTTCACCAGCAGTGACCCCCTTTGGGGGGGATCCAGGAAAGCAGGCCTGAGCCCTGGTGGCAGCTTTACCCGGGGTCCTGGAGCCTCCAGGGCCTCTTGGCCCACAGCCGTCCTTCTGGCCGACCTTGAGCAGGATGCAAGGCAGGGGGAGTGTGCCCTTCCCAGGGCCGCCCCGGCAGGCCTGGCCCCGCTGAAACCCGAAGCCAACCAGAGCTCCAGCCCAGGGCTGACCAGCTGCATGGGGGCCAGGCTGGAGGCACAGCCCGGAACGAGGGACACGGGCAGTGCCGGGCCTGAGCCGCAGAGCGGGGGGCCTCGCTGCCATGGAGGTCCCGTGAGTCCAGAACCCAGGAGGGGGCGGCGGCCGACCACACCAG AGCTGCCTTCAGTCATGCTGTTGAATGGGGACTGCCCAGAGAGCctgaagaaggaagaaggggcTGCGGAACCGCCCCGGGAAAACGGGCTCGATGAGAACGAGCCAGGAGAAGAGACCACCGGACAGGAAGTCATCGTCATTCAGGACACAGGCTTTTCAGTGAAGATCCTAGCTCCTGGGATCGAGCCCTTCTCCCTCCAG GTATCCCCCCAGGAGATGGTGCAGGAGATCCACCAGGTGCTCATGGACCGTGAAGACACATGTCACCGCACCTGCTTCTCATTGCACCTGGACGGCAACATGCTGGACCACTTCTCAGAGCTGCGCAGTGTGGAGGGGCTGCAGGAGGGCTCGGTGCTACGCGTGGTGGAAG AGCCGTACACAGTGCGAGAAGCCCGCATCCACGTGCGCCACGTTCGAGACCTGCTCAAGAGCCTGGACCCCTCCGATGCCTTCAATGGGGTTGACTGCAACTCCTTGTCCTTCCTGAGCGTCTTTACCGATGGCGACCTGGGAG ACAGCGGGAAGCGGAAGAAGGGCTTGGAGATGGACCCCATCGACTGCACACCGCCCGAATACATCCTTCCTGGGAGCCGGGAGCGGCCGTTGTGTCCTCTGCAGCCCCAGAACCGGGACTGGAAG CCCCTGCAGTGCCTGAAGGTGCTCACCATGAGCGGCTGGAACCCGCCCCCTGGGAACCGCAGGATGCACGGGGACCTCATGTACCTGTTCGTGATCACAGCTGAGGACCGGCAAGTCAGCATCACGGCTTCCACCCGGGGATTTTACCTGAACCA GTCCACGGCGTACCACTTCAACCCCAAGCCTGCCAGCCCCCGCTTCCTCAGCCATTCCCTGGTGGAGCTGCTCAACCAGATCAGCCCAACCTTCAAAAAAAactttgctgccctgcagaagAAAAG GGTCCAGCGCCACCCCTTCGAGAGGATCGCCACCCCATTCCAGGTGTATAGCTGGACAGCGCCCCAGGCGGAGCACGCCATGGACTGCGTGCGGGCGGAGGATGCCTACACCTCCCGGCTGGGCTACGAGGAGCACATTCCCGGACAG ACCCGGGACTGGAACGAGGAGCTGCAGACCACACGGGAGCTGCCTCGGAAAAACCTGCCTGAGCGACTGCTGCGAGAAAGAGCCATATTCAAG GTGCACAGTGACTTCACGGCGGCAGCCACGCGGGGCGCCATGGCGGTCATCGACGGCAACGTGATGGCCATCAACCCCAGCGAGGAGACCAAGATGCAGATGTTCATCTGGAACAACATCTTCTTCAGCCTGGGCTTCGATGTTCGTGACCACTACAAGGACTTCGGCGGGGACGTGGCGGCCTACGTGGCGCCCACCAACGACCTGAACGGCGTGCGCACGTACAACGCGGTGGACGTGGAGGGGCTATACACGCTGGGCACGGTGGTGGTGGATTACCGCGGCTACCGGGTCACAGCCCAGTCCATCATCCCCGGCATCCTGGAGCGGGACCAGGAGCAGAGTGTCATCTACGGCTCCATTGACTTCGGCAAGACGGTGGTGTCGCACCCGCGGTACCTGGAGCTGCTGGAGCGCACGAGCCGGCCCCTCAAGATCCTGAGGCACCGGGTGCTCAACGACCGGGACGAGGAGGTGGAGCTCTGCTCCTCCGTGGAGTGCAAGGGCATCATCGGCAACGACGGGCGCCACTACATCCTGGACCTGCTGCGCACCTTCCCCCCCGACCTCAACTTCCTGCCCGTGCCGGGCGAGGCGCTGCCGGAGGAGTGCACCCGCGCCGGCTTCCCCCGCGCACACCGCCACAAGCTGTGCTGTCTGCGCCAGGAGCTGGTGGACGCCTTCGTGGAACACAG GTATCTGCTCTTCATGAAGCTGGCAGCCCTACAGCTGATGCAGCAGAAGGCCAGCAAGATGGAGAGCCCCACGTCACTGGAGAACGGCGACGCCCCATCCTCGGAGTCCAAGCCTGAAGACCCTCCAGCCCCCGAGGCGGGAGGCGAGGAGGAGGGCAGCAGTGCTAGTGGCCTGGCCAAGGTCAAGGAGCTGGCGGAGACCATTGCCTCGGACGACGGGACAG ACCCTCGGAGTCGGGAGGTGATCCGCAACGCATGCAAGGCGGTGGGTTCCATCAGTAGCACGGCCTTCGACGTCCGCTTCAACCCTGACATCTTCTCGCCGG GAGTGCGCTTCCCCGAGTCCTGCCAGGAGGAGGTTCGGGACCAGAAGCAGCTGCTGAAAGACGCTGCTGCCTTCCTGCTCTCCTGCCAGATACCTGGCttg GTAAAGGACTTCACAGACCACGCGGTGCTGCCCATGGACGGGGCCACGCTGGCCGAGGTGATGCGCCAGCGTGGCATCAACATGCGCTACCTGGGCAAGGTGCTGGACCTGGTGATGCGGAGCCCGGCCCGCGACCAGCTGGACCACATCTAC AAAATTGGCATCGGAGAGCTCATCACCCGCTCTGCCAAGCACATCTTCAAGACGTACCTACAG GGGGTCGAGCTCTCGGGGCTCTCAGCCGCCATCAGCCACTTCCTGAACTGCTTCCTGAGCTCCTACCCCAACCCCGTGGCCCACCTGCCCGCCGACGAGCTCATCTCCAAGAAGAGGAACAGGAGGAGGCGAAACCGGCCTCCAGGGGCAGCAGATAACACAGCCTGGGCCGTCATGACCCCCCAGGAGCTTTGGAAGAACATCTGCCAGGAGGCCAAGAACTACTTTGACTTCAGCCTCGAGTG TGAGACAGTGGACCAGGCTGTGGAGACCTATGGGCTGCAGAAGATCACGCTGCTGCGGGAGATCTCCCTGAAAACTGGCATCCAG ATCCTGCTGAAGGAATACAGCTTCGACAGCCGCCACAAACCCGCCTTCACGGAGGAGGACGTGCTCAACATCTTCCCCGTGGTCAAGCACGTCAACCCCAAGGCCTCGGACGCCTTCCACTTCTTTCAGAGCGGGCAGGCCAAAGTACAGCAGG GCTTCCTAAAGGAGGGCTGTGAGCTTATCAATGAGGCCCTGAACCTGTTTAACAACGTGTACGGGGCCATGCACGTGGAAATCTGTGCCTGCCTGCGCCTGCTTGCCCGCCTCCACTACATCATGGGCGACTACGCCGAG GCCCTCAGTAATCAGCAGAAGGCCGTGCTAATGAGCGAGCGAGTGATGGGCATCGAGCACCCCAACACCATCCAGGAATAC ATGCACCTGGCGCTCTACTGTTTCGCCAGTAGCCAGCTGTCCACCGCCTTGAGCCTGCTGTACCGCGCCCGCTACCTCACACTGCTCGTGTTCGGGGAGGACCACCCTGAGATGGCGCTGCTGGAC AACAACATCGGGCTGGTGCTGCACGGAGTGATGGAGTATGACCTATCGCTGCGCTTCCTGGAGAATGCGCTGGCCGTCAGCACCAAGTACCACGGGCCCAAGTCCCTCAAGGTGGCCCTCAG CCACCACCTGGTCGCCCGGGTCTATGAGAGCAAAGCCGAGTTCCGCTCCGCGCTGCAGCACGAGAAGGAAGGCTACACCATCTACAAGACGCAG CTTGGCGAGGACCACGAGAAGACCAAGGAGAGCTCCGAGTACCTCAAGTGCCTGACCCAGCAGGCCGTGGCCCTGCAGCGCACCATGAACGAGATCTACCGCAACGGCTCCAGCGCCAACATCCCGCCCCTCAAG TTCACAGCCCCCAGCATGGCCAGCGTCTTGGAGCAGCTGAACGTCATCAACGGCATCCTCTTCATTCCTCTCAG CCAAAAAGACTTGGAGAATCTGAAAGCTGAAGTGGCGCGGCGGCAGCAGCTCCAGGAGGCCAGCAGGAACAGGGATAAGGCCGAGGAGCCCATGGCCACTGAGCCGGAGCCCGCGGGGGCCTCAGAGGATGCGGCCGCCCAGCCCCCAGCTGCCAAGGACCCTTCCTCCCCGAGCTTGCAGGGGTAG
- the CLUH gene encoding clustered mitochondria protein homolog isoform X1, which yields MAWARVCASCCRQLAEAVLPTPTGVGAEERTPLLGPTPASQSPGPSIWRVPGSPDAGFSRPTNCFTSSDPLWGGSRKAGLSPGGSFTRGPGASRASWPTAVLLADLEQDARQGECALPRAAPAGLAPLKPEANQSSSPGLTSCMGARLEAQPGTRDTGSAGPEPQSGGPRCHGGPVSPEPRRGRRPTTPELPSVMLLNGDCPESLKKEEGAAEPPRENGLDENEPGEETTGQEVIVIQDTGFSVKILAPGIEPFSLQVSPQEMVQEIHQVLMDREDTCHRTCFSLHLDGNMLDHFSELRSVEGLQEGSVLRVVEEPYTVREARIHVRHVRDLLKSLDPSDAFNGVDCNSLSFLSVFTDGDLGDSGKRKKGLEMDPIDCTPPEYILPGSRERPLCPLQPQNRDWKPLQCLKVLTMSGWNPPPGNRRMHGDLMYLFVITAEDRQVSITASTRGFYLNQSTAYHFNPKPASPRFLSHSLVELLNQISPTFKKNFAALQKKRVQRHPFERIATPFQVYSWTAPQAEHAMDCVRAEDAYTSRLGYEEHIPGQTRDWNEELQTTRELPRKNLPERLLRERAIFKVHSDFTAAATRGAMAVIDGNVMAINPSEETKMQMFIWNNIFFSLGFDVRDHYKDFGGDVAAYVAPTNDLNGVRTYNAVDVEGLYTLGTVVVDYRGYRVTAQSIIPGILERDQEQSVIYGSIDFGKTVVSHPRYLELLERTSRPLKILRHRVLNDRDEEVELCSSVECKGIIGNDGRHYILDLLRTFPPDLNFLPVPGEALPEECTRAGFPRAHRHKLCCLRQELVDAFVEHRYLLFMKLAALQLMQQKASKMESPTSLENGDAPSSESKPEDPPAPEAGGEEEGSSASGLAKVKELAETIASDDGTADPRSREVIRNACKAVGSISSTAFDVRFNPDIFSPGVRFPESCQEEVRDQKQLLKDAAAFLLSCQIPGLVKDFTDHAVLPMDGATLAEVMRQRGINMRYLGKVLDLVMRSPARDQLDHIYKIGIGELITRSAKHIFKTYLQGVELSGLSAAISHFLNCFLSSYPNPVAHLPADELISKKRNRRRRNRPPGAADNTAWAVMTPQELWKNICQEAKNYFDFSLECETVDQAVETYGLQKITLLREISLKTGIQILLKEYSFDSRHKPAFTEEDVLNIFPVVKHVNPKASDAFHFFQSGQAKVQQGFLKEGCELINEALNLFNNVYGAMHVEICACLRLLARLHYIMGDYAEALSNQQKAVLMSERVMGIEHPNTIQEYMHLALYCFASSQLSTALSLLYRARYLTLLVFGEDHPEMALLDNNIGLVLHGVMEYDLSLRFLENALAVSTKYHGPKSLKVALSHHLVARVYESKAEFRSALQHEKEGYTIYKTQLGEDHEKTKESSEYLKCLTQQAVALQRTMNEIYRNGSSANIPPLKFTAPSMASVLEQLNVINGILFIPLSQKDLENLKAEVARRQQLQEASRNRDKAEEPMATEPEPAGASEDAAAQPPAAKDPSSPSLQG from the exons ATGGCCTGGGCCCGGGTCTGCGCCAGCTGTTGCCGGCAGCTGGCAGAAGCAgtcctgcccacccccactgGGGTTGGGGCAGAGGAGAGGACCCCCTTGCTGGGCCCTACTCCTGCCAGCCAGTCACCAGGGCCCTCGATCTGGAGGGTCCCAGGTAGCCCAGACGCTGGGTTCTCCCGCCCCACAAACTGCTTCACCAGCAGTGACCCCCTTTGGGGGGGATCCAGGAAAGCAGGCCTGAGCCCTGGTGGCAGCTTTACCCGGGGTCCTGGAGCCTCCAGGGCCTCTTGGCCCACAGCCGTCCTTCTGGCCGACCTTGAGCAGGATGCAAGGCAGGGGGAGTGTGCCCTTCCCAGGGCCGCCCCGGCAGGCCTGGCCCCGCTGAAACCCGAAGCCAACCAGAGCTCCAGCCCAGGGCTGACCAGCTGCATGGGGGCCAGGCTGGAGGCACAGCCCGGAACGAGGGACACGGGCAGTGCCGGGCCTGAGCCGCAGAGCGGGGGGCCTCGCTGCCATGGAGGTCCCGTGAGTCCAGAACCCAGGAGGGGGCGGCGGCCGACCACACCAG AGCTGCCTTCAGTCATGCTGTTGAATGGGGACTGCCCAGAGAGCctgaagaaggaagaaggggcTGCGGAACCGCCCCGGGAAAACGGGCTCGATGAGAACGAGCCAGGAGAAGAGACCACCGGACAGGAAGTCATCGTCATTCAGGACACAGGCTTTTCAGTGAAGATCCTAGCTCCTGGGATCGAGCCCTTCTCCCTCCAG GTATCCCCCCAGGAGATGGTGCAGGAGATCCACCAGGTGCTCATGGACCGTGAAGACACATGTCACCGCACCTGCTTCTCATTGCACCTGGACGGCAACATGCTGGACCACTTCTCAGAGCTGCGCAGTGTGGAGGGGCTGCAGGAGGGCTCGGTGCTACGCGTGGTGGAAG AGCCGTACACAGTGCGAGAAGCCCGCATCCACGTGCGCCACGTTCGAGACCTGCTCAAGAGCCTGGACCCCTCCGATGCCTTCAATGGGGTTGACTGCAACTCCTTGTCCTTCCTGAGCGTCTTTACCGATGGCGACCTGGGAG ACAGCGGGAAGCGGAAGAAGGGCTTGGAGATGGACCCCATCGACTGCACACCGCCCGAATACATCCTTCCTGGGAGCCGGGAGCGGCCGTTGTGTCCTCTGCAGCCCCAGAACCGGGACTGGAAG CCCCTGCAGTGCCTGAAGGTGCTCACCATGAGCGGCTGGAACCCGCCCCCTGGGAACCGCAGGATGCACGGGGACCTCATGTACCTGTTCGTGATCACAGCTGAGGACCGGCAAGTCAGCATCACGGCTTCCACCCGGGGATTTTACCTGAACCA GTCCACGGCGTACCACTTCAACCCCAAGCCTGCCAGCCCCCGCTTCCTCAGCCATTCCCTGGTGGAGCTGCTCAACCAGATCAGCCCAACCTTCAAAAAAAactttgctgccctgcagaagAAAAG GGTCCAGCGCCACCCCTTCGAGAGGATCGCCACCCCATTCCAGGTGTATAGCTGGACAGCGCCCCAGGCGGAGCACGCCATGGACTGCGTGCGGGCGGAGGATGCCTACACCTCCCGGCTGGGCTACGAGGAGCACATTCCCGGACAG ACCCGGGACTGGAACGAGGAGCTGCAGACCACACGGGAGCTGCCTCGGAAAAACCTGCCTGAGCGACTGCTGCGAGAAAGAGCCATATTCAAG GTGCACAGTGACTTCACGGCGGCAGCCACGCGGGGCGCCATGGCGGTCATCGACGGCAACGTGATGGCCATCAACCCCAGCGAGGAGACCAAGATGCAGATGTTCATCTGGAACAACATCTTCTTCAGCCTGGGCTTCGATGTTCGTGACCACTACAAGGACTTCGGCGGGGACGTGGCGGCCTACGTGGCGCCCACCAACGACCTGAACGGCGTGCGCACGTACAACGCGGTGGACGTGGAGGGGCTATACACGCTGGGCACGGTGGTGGTGGATTACCGCGGCTACCGGGTCACAGCCCAGTCCATCATCCCCGGCATCCTGGAGCGGGACCAGGAGCAGAGTGTCATCTACGGCTCCATTGACTTCGGCAAGACGGTGGTGTCGCACCCGCGGTACCTGGAGCTGCTGGAGCGCACGAGCCGGCCCCTCAAGATCCTGAGGCACCGGGTGCTCAACGACCGGGACGAGGAGGTGGAGCTCTGCTCCTCCGTGGAGTGCAAGGGCATCATCGGCAACGACGGGCGCCACTACATCCTGGACCTGCTGCGCACCTTCCCCCCCGACCTCAACTTCCTGCCCGTGCCGGGCGAGGCGCTGCCGGAGGAGTGCACCCGCGCCGGCTTCCCCCGCGCACACCGCCACAAGCTGTGCTGTCTGCGCCAGGAGCTGGTGGACGCCTTCGTGGAACACAG GTATCTGCTCTTCATGAAGCTGGCAGCCCTACAGCTGATGCAGCAGAAGGCCAGCAAGATGGAGAGCCCCACGTCACTGGAGAACGGCGACGCCCCATCCTCGGAGTCCAAGCCTGAAGACCCTCCAGCCCCCGAGGCGGGAGGCGAGGAGGAGGGCAGCAGTGCTAGTGGCCTGGCCAAGGTCAAGGAGCTGGCGGAGACCATTGCCTCGGACGACGGGACAG CAGACCCTCGGAGTCGGGAGGTGATCCGCAACGCATGCAAGGCGGTGGGTTCCATCAGTAGCACGGCCTTCGACGTCCGCTTCAACCCTGACATCTTCTCGCCGG GAGTGCGCTTCCCCGAGTCCTGCCAGGAGGAGGTTCGGGACCAGAAGCAGCTGCTGAAAGACGCTGCTGCCTTCCTGCTCTCCTGCCAGATACCTGGCttg GTAAAGGACTTCACAGACCACGCGGTGCTGCCCATGGACGGGGCCACGCTGGCCGAGGTGATGCGCCAGCGTGGCATCAACATGCGCTACCTGGGCAAGGTGCTGGACCTGGTGATGCGGAGCCCGGCCCGCGACCAGCTGGACCACATCTAC AAAATTGGCATCGGAGAGCTCATCACCCGCTCTGCCAAGCACATCTTCAAGACGTACCTACAG GGGGTCGAGCTCTCGGGGCTCTCAGCCGCCATCAGCCACTTCCTGAACTGCTTCCTGAGCTCCTACCCCAACCCCGTGGCCCACCTGCCCGCCGACGAGCTCATCTCCAAGAAGAGGAACAGGAGGAGGCGAAACCGGCCTCCAGGGGCAGCAGATAACACAGCCTGGGCCGTCATGACCCCCCAGGAGCTTTGGAAGAACATCTGCCAGGAGGCCAAGAACTACTTTGACTTCAGCCTCGAGTG TGAGACAGTGGACCAGGCTGTGGAGACCTATGGGCTGCAGAAGATCACGCTGCTGCGGGAGATCTCCCTGAAAACTGGCATCCAG ATCCTGCTGAAGGAATACAGCTTCGACAGCCGCCACAAACCCGCCTTCACGGAGGAGGACGTGCTCAACATCTTCCCCGTGGTCAAGCACGTCAACCCCAAGGCCTCGGACGCCTTCCACTTCTTTCAGAGCGGGCAGGCCAAAGTACAGCAGG GCTTCCTAAAGGAGGGCTGTGAGCTTATCAATGAGGCCCTGAACCTGTTTAACAACGTGTACGGGGCCATGCACGTGGAAATCTGTGCCTGCCTGCGCCTGCTTGCCCGCCTCCACTACATCATGGGCGACTACGCCGAG GCCCTCAGTAATCAGCAGAAGGCCGTGCTAATGAGCGAGCGAGTGATGGGCATCGAGCACCCCAACACCATCCAGGAATAC ATGCACCTGGCGCTCTACTGTTTCGCCAGTAGCCAGCTGTCCACCGCCTTGAGCCTGCTGTACCGCGCCCGCTACCTCACACTGCTCGTGTTCGGGGAGGACCACCCTGAGATGGCGCTGCTGGAC AACAACATCGGGCTGGTGCTGCACGGAGTGATGGAGTATGACCTATCGCTGCGCTTCCTGGAGAATGCGCTGGCCGTCAGCACCAAGTACCACGGGCCCAAGTCCCTCAAGGTGGCCCTCAG CCACCACCTGGTCGCCCGGGTCTATGAGAGCAAAGCCGAGTTCCGCTCCGCGCTGCAGCACGAGAAGGAAGGCTACACCATCTACAAGACGCAG CTTGGCGAGGACCACGAGAAGACCAAGGAGAGCTCCGAGTACCTCAAGTGCCTGACCCAGCAGGCCGTGGCCCTGCAGCGCACCATGAACGAGATCTACCGCAACGGCTCCAGCGCCAACATCCCGCCCCTCAAG TTCACAGCCCCCAGCATGGCCAGCGTCTTGGAGCAGCTGAACGTCATCAACGGCATCCTCTTCATTCCTCTCAG CCAAAAAGACTTGGAGAATCTGAAAGCTGAAGTGGCGCGGCGGCAGCAGCTCCAGGAGGCCAGCAGGAACAGGGATAAGGCCGAGGAGCCCATGGCCACTGAGCCGGAGCCCGCGGGGGCCTCAGAGGATGCGGCCGCCCAGCCCCCAGCTGCCAAGGACCCTTCCTCCCCGAGCTTGCAGGGGTAG